GCAGGGCTTTTGGGTGCTCATTGGCTACACCTTCGGCATCGTGTGCTCCGTCGAACCGCAATACCAAGGAGGTTCCTTCCAGCTGATCTTCACTTCCTCCAACACGGAGCAGAACTACACCCtgccagctgtcaatcactccGCCcttttcctgttctctgctgcagaccacaCCCACCGAGGAACCTACACCTGCCTTTATCACAACTACGTTTTCTCCCATAACTTCTCCTCTGTTAGCCAGCCTCGCTCTCTGGCCGTCTTAGGTAACTTGATGGAGTCCAGCAGGGAGATGTGACAGTCATATGATTGTTTCAGAGCCTTAAGGAAATAATGGTGATACCATATGATCATGTGTTTCCATCTGTTTCAGCCCCTCTGACAGAGCTGATCATCAGAGTCACTGTGGTGACTGTGGCTATGacatcatccatcactgccATCTGCTTCTACTATAAGGTACTGTACGtactgtgtgtgatgtatttATGTACTGGAAGCTTCTTTCAGTCATTATAAGACGTGTTTGCTGTCGTATCTTTCAGCCCAAGCCAGAAGCCGTGAGCAGAGAACAGTGATGATGTTCTGAATGCTTTTTCATGCAGGATGaagagagcagctctgataCAGCCTTATTACTGTCCTGCTGTAAATAATGGGAAAGTCTTTCTTAAAGTGTACGGTAACTGAGAGGGACAAATGACAGCACCTTTGTTTTCAGCTTTAACAGCCAGCTTTGTACAATGTGTCACAATTATAAGTATACACCATCTTTGCCATCATGATAACAGTTATACATACAGCTTAGACGTTTACTTGGGTTTGTTTTCATTCAAATCTTTGCTTTTCTCTTGTGTTTCTACTGATGTTGCTGTATTTGTGTTTCCCTGGGTTTTGGTTTCTTTTGCCCTGTTTgggttgtgcttcctgttttatttggaaagtcctgtttccctgtgtgtctctgtctgtttcacttcctcttgtgttccctCCATTCTTGATGACCTGCCCCGCCTTAAGTCGTcgcacctgtgtcttgttatctcTTGTGTGTTTAAGTCTTGTGTTCCTGTTTAGCCCCGTTCACACtagagaaagtcaatccagctacagTAGGactgaatccagatagcctggataactggatacgttcagacctattttgaaatctggctcTAGCGgactgatttccccagtgtgaatggggtctttGTGTCACTTGGTCCTGTCTTGTTTCTGTGTTGTCACCTGGTGTCTGCTCcctgtgtttcctcttgtgttgtgttacctaCTCTGTGGTTGGTTTTGAAGGGTTAAAGAATTTTAAATAGGCAGCTCATTATCATGTAGCGTGTGTTCACATAATTAGAAGTGTTTACGTTTTATAAAGTATCATAGAAATCAAAGTGAGTCAAGTATAGTAGATGTGTATGTTTTTCATTGTGCATCATTTAACCACTTTTAAGAGAAGGGAGCACTTTGTGACCCAGTTTCATGACCGACAGATGGGAGGGCTTCTATTCCACCCTTAGACTTAGCAGCCAGCCCAGGAGCTTGAAGTAACCAGTAAACACCACCATAGAATAAGAAGAAGACCTTGTGGAGTGGCCCCTGTCTGACAGGGACCTGAGAGGGCTGAATTATGTAACTTTGtgataacagtgtgtgtgtgcgctcaggGCCTTGCCCTGGCACAATATAATGCCTTACTATAGAAGAAGTTCTTCTTCTATGACAATCCAGCGCTCTGCTTATTTTGTAACCTTGTGTTTGCCTTTTAATAAATAAGTAACACTGAGACCAACAAACCGTCCGCTCTGTTCCTCACCAACCAGCTCAGGGAGGCGACAgaactctcacacactcagtgacataaaagctttttttatgttacagttctttacatgtgatgaacacaataaatgaaacaaatgtacaaaaatagTTACTTCCCATTTTAATAGTTTTTGAACTAAAAACATTGATCATAAATATAGTTCAAAAATACTCTCAGTTCAAATTAGATAGATTTTCATATTttgagggcgccccctgctggagacacaCTGCATCATTCTTAGACACATGACAGCAGTAAAGGTGGAGGCTGTTCTTTATGTCCtggatgtttgtttacatattcAGGTTAAATCTGAATCATTTTATTTCAATAtaacacatttaatttattcaaaaataaacattcacaGCTCAGTATTTACAGCGGAGCTAGTTGCAGTTTGGCTGGTGTTGCCGTGGAAACATGCAAATGTTGAGAAACAAAATAGACAGTTTGTCAGCGCTAACATCCATAAAGTCAGGACAATCATCATGCAGGCAAGATATTCTTAAGCACATGTTTCAGTTATTCTTTGTACTACACAGTTTACAAGCAGAGGGATCTTTGCTTTGGGTTCCTGCCCACGTAGGTGTGGAAGGAAATGAAAAGGCAGACATGTTGGCTAAGAATGCAATAAAAAGACAGGTGATTGATTTAGAGATATCATTGATCAAATCAGAATTAAAGACCATTATAAAGAAGCACTGCAACAAATCA
This region of Parambassis ranga chromosome 2, fParRan2.1, whole genome shotgun sequence genomic DNA includes:
- the LOC114449958 gene encoding uncharacterized protein LOC114449958; translation: MKPFREWRQVYDGDHTWNQSSAAALCMKLGCGTAVSTRVRDDSLTSRPVWWIRSSCIQSASTLWECIMIDRHFSPSSLEVICSELLAQPHVSLSPSTDGVSQDDQQGFWVLIGYTFGIVCSVEPQYQGGSFQLIFTSSNTEQNYTLPAVNHSALFLFSAADHTHRGTYTCLYHNYVFSHNFSSVSQPRSLAVLAPLTELIIRVTVVTVAMTSSITAICFYYKPKPEAVSREQ